The Sphingomonas carotinifaciens genomic sequence CGTGATCGAACTCAACGAGGCGTTCGCTGCGCAGGCAATCGCAGTTTTGCGCGATCTGGACGTCGACGTAGACGATCCTCGCGTCAATCCGAACGGGGGCGCCATCGCGCTTGGCCATCCGCTCGGCATGTCGGGTGCCCGTATCGCGATGACGGCGGTCGAAGAACTGCATCGGATCGATGGGCGCTACGCGCTCGTGTTCATGTGCATCGGCGTGGGACAGGGCATCGGCCTCGTGCTGGAGCGGGCATGACGGACACGGTGACCCTCGGAGATGGCTGCACCATCGCGTATCGCTTCGACGGGGCCGCACACGCGCCGGTACTCGTGCTCGGAAACTCACTCGGCACCGACCTCGGCATGTGGGCACCGCAGATCGACGCCTTTGCCCAAACCTATCGTGTGCTGCGCTACGATACCCGCGGTCATGGACGATCGCAGGCTTCTGCCGGTGCATATGGTATCGACCGCTTGGGCCGTGACGTTGTCGAACTAACCGCGTCGCTCGGGATCGACCGGTTCCATTTCTGTGGACTCTCTCTGGGCGGCATGGTCGGCCAATGGCTCGGGATACGTGAAAGCGACCGGCTCGATCGGCTCGTGCTCGCCAATACTTCGGGCTATATGGGGCCGCCATCGGCATGGGATGCCCGGATCGCTGCGGTGCTCGCCGAGGGTATGGCCCCGCTGGCGGAGGCTTCGATCGCACGATGGTTCACGCCGGGCTTCGCGATGCGCCATCCGGATACGATCGAGCCGATCGTGAAGATGCTGCGCTCGACTGACCCGACCGGTTATGCCGGCTGTTGCGCGGCGATCCGCGATATGGATATGCGACGCGCCGCGGCGCTGATCGGCGTGCCGACGCTGGTCATCGGCGGCAGCGCCGATCCGGCGACGCCGCCCGATCATGCCCAGGCGCTTGCGAGCGCGATACCCGGCGCCACGCTCGAGATGCTCGATGCCGCCCACCTGTCGAACATCGAGCAGCCGGATCGCTTCGCGTCGCTCGTACTCGACTTCCTCGCGCGATCTTCATCGCGCCCGCCGGTCGCGCGCGAGAGCGCAGAATCCGCTTACGACCGGTGAGCGATTATCGCGCCGGTAGGCCAGACTCAATTGCGTCTGCGGAACGTCGCCGAGAAACGGACGATAGGCGACACCGGTAAGTTGCGCCTCGGACGCTGACTCGGGCACTATGGCGACGCCGGCACCGACGGATACCAGCGAAAGCGCGGTTTGAATTTCCAGCGTCTCCTGCGCGATCGTCGGCACGAACCCTTCCCGCCGGCATAGCCCGAGGACATGATCGGCGAAGCTTGGCCGGGGTTGGCGTGGATAGAGGACGAAGGGGCGCAGGGCGAGGTCGGCGAGTGCCACGTGGTTCTGCTGCGCTAGATCATCCACCTCGGGTAGGGCTACGATTAGCGGCTCGCGCTGAACTACCTCGCTGACGATTTCAGGATCCTGGATGCCGGGCCGTGCGAACGCTACGTCGATCGAACGCTCGATGAGCGCGACGCGCAATTCTGCGGTGTTCATCGCGTGCAGGACGAGTTCGACGTCCGGGTGAGCCGCCCGGTAACGATTGAACACGCCGGGCAGGATCGAGAAGGTGGCCGAGCCGACGAAACCGACCTGAATCACCCCGATCGTTCCCTCCGATGCGCGTTTCGCCACCCGCGCTGCGTCGGCGACACGGACGATGATGTCCCGCGCGCGGGGAAGCAGCGCCTCGCCCGCCGCGGTCAGCCCGATAGTGCTCCGCGTCCGGTCGAATAAAAGCGCCCCGATCCCTGCTTCGAGATTGGCGATCTGTCGGCTCAACGCCGGCTGGGCGATGTGGAGGCGTTCCGCAGCGCGGCCGAAATGGAGTTCCTCCGCGACAGCGAGGAAATAACGCAACCGACGGACGTCAATACCGGGTGACGCGGCGGTTGGCGGATCGGAAGGGAGTGTCTGGCGGCTCATGCCCCATCAGAGCCCGAGACGAGCGTACAAGCAATACCGTTTTGGCATCAACACGTGCCCATATTGTATTTGATCGACATGGCGGCGTGGGACACTCTTACCATTCAGAAGCCGCGAAGACGGCTTCGAAGGAAGAGGTATCATGCTTGAAACGAGGACAGCCGGCGGCGATCCGGCACGGCGACCGAAGCTCCAGGCTGTTGTGACGGGCGTCACGAATAAGCAGGTTGTGCAATTCGACTTCGTTTACGGCGACCCCGACCTCACGGTCGAACTCGTCCTGCCGATCCCCGCCTTTCGTGATTTCTGCACCGACAATCGGTGCCTGGTCACTGCCGCCGACCCCGCCGAAAGCGCCACTGTGCTGCGGATGTTCAGCGGATCGCCGGCCCACGTCCATCCCGTCGGAGCGCACTGATGAACATCGATATTCAGGCTGAGGCGATCACGCCACGGCGGCAGACCTTCTCGCACATTGCGCGCCGGTTCGGGACCGACAAGGCGGCCTCGCGTTACGAGGAGGCGACCTACGATGTGCAGCCGGTCGCCAACTTCCACTACCGGCCGACCTGGGATCCGGAGCGCGAGCTGTTCGACCCGCGTCGCACCGTCATCGAGATGGCCGACTGGTATGCGTTCCGCGATCCGCGCCAGTTCTACTATGCGACCTACAACATTAGCCGCGCGGCGATGCAGCAGTCCTTCGACGATGCGGTCAACTTCGTCGATAAGCGCGGCCTCGTCGGCAGCGTCGATACGGACTGGCGGGCGATGTTCGCCACCTACCTGTTGCCGCTGCGTCACGTCGAATGGGCGGCGAACATGAACTGCCAGCTCATCGCCGATTGGGGCTATGGAACTCAGATCACGTCGGCAGCCGCTTTCTGCGGCACCGATCGGTTGGGGATCGCCCAGATCATCTCGCGCATCGGCCTGGTCCTCGGCGAGGGTTCTGACGAACAGCTCCTTGCCGCCAAGACACAGTGGCTCGATGCGCCCGAATGGCAGCCGATGCGTCGTCTGGTCGAGGATCTTCTCGTGGTGCGCGACTGGTTCGAGCTCTTCGTGGCCCAGCTCGTCGTGCTCGACGGCTACGTCTACCCGCTGGTCACGCAGGCATTCGATCGCGCCGGTGCCGCCCATAACGGCTCGCCGCTGTCGATGATGACCGGCTTTCTCGGCGACTGGTTCGCCGACAACAGCCGCTGGACCGATGCAGTGCTCAAGGCGGCAGCAGGAGAATCCGAGGCCAATCGCCAGACTCTCAGGGATTGGTTCGACCGCTGGGACGAGCGTGCTCGCGCCGCGGTTCAGCCGGTCGCAGATATGGTGCTCGGCGATCGGGGCGCATCCGCGGTCGCCGAGATCGGTGCGCAGCTTCAGGACCGGGTGGCCGGTCTCGGCGCGATCGCCGAACGGGAGAAGGCGGCATGACCCAGCCCGTCTCCATCACGTTGCAGAACTCCCAGGACGGCTTCGCGATCGCCGAGGCGATCATGGCCGACAATCCGGGCGCCGAGCGCCGCTCGATGCCGGCGATGACGAAGATCGACCGTCCGGGACGGCTCGAGATCAAGGCAGCCAGCGTATCCGAGCGACTGGGGCGCGACTGGGACCCGCAGGAAATCCACCTGAGCGTCATCTCGCTGTCCGGTTCGGTCGACGAGGACGATGACTATTTCGCGGTTTATTGGAGGTAATCATGGCAGCCCGTAAGCTGAACCTGAAGCAGAAGTACGGTCACTTCACCCGCGGCCTCGACTGGGAGCCGAGCTATCAGTCAAAGGACGACATCTTCCCATTCGCCAAGTACGAGGGGATCAAGGTCCACGACTGGGATGCTTGGGAAGATCCCTTCAAGCTGACCATGGACGCCTATTGGAAGTTCCAGGCGGAGAAGGAGCGCAAGCTTTACGCGGTCATCGATTCGATGGCGCAGAACAACGGGCAGCTCGGCATCACCGACGCGCGTTACCTGAACGCAGTAAAGCTCTTCATCCAGGGCGTGACGCCGTTGGAATATCAGGCACACCGCCACTTCGCGCACCTCGCACGCCATCTGCCTGGAGCAGGCCTGCGGGTCGCCGCGCAGATGCAGTCGATCGACGAGCTACGACACTGCCAGACGCAGATTCACACGATCAGCCATTACAACAAGTTCTTCGACGGCATCCACGACTTCACCCACATGCATGACCGGCTGTGGTATCTGTCGGTGCCGAAGTCGTTCTTCGATGACGCGACGACCGCGGGGCCGTTCGAGTTCCTCACCGCGATCAGCTTCGCGTTCGAGTACGTCCTCACCAACCTGCTGTTCGTGCCGTTCATGTCGGGCGCCGCCTACAACGGCGACATGGCGACAGTGACGTTCGGCTTCTCCGCCCAATCGGACGAGAGCCGGCACATGACGCTCGGACTTGAGGCCGTCCGCTTCCTGCTGGAGCAGGACGAGGCCAACGTGCCGATCGTGCAGGGCTGGATCGACAAGTGGTTCTGGCGCGGATACCGCCTCCTCACCCTCGTCGCCATGATGATGGACTACATGCTGCCGAAGAAGGTGATGTCCTGGGCCGAGGCGTGGGAGACCTACTACGAGCAGGCCGGCGGAGCGCTGTTCGCGGACCTCGCCCGTTACGGCATCCGTGAGCCCAAGTACGCCGACGTCGCCAAGGCCGAAAAGGGTCATATCACCCATCAGGCGTGGACGATCTTTTACAACTACACCCACGCCGCGGCCGTCCACACGTGGGATGTCGACGATCAGCACCTCGCCTGGCTGCGCGAGAAGTACCCGGACACGTTCGCGCAACACTACGAGCAGCGCTATCTCAATTGGCGCGACCAGGCCGATCAGGGCAAGCGCTTCTACAACAACGGGCTGCCGCAGCTTTGCCAGGTATGTCAGGTTCCGATGGCGTTCACGGAGGTCGACGATCCCACCACGATCAGCTTCCGCGTCTCGGAGTTCGGCGGGGACAAGTACCATACCTGCTCCGACGGCTGTAAGGACATCTTCGACCACGAGCCGGAAAAGTATTCGCAGGCGTGGCTTCCGGTCCACCAGATCTTCCAGGGCAATTGTGGCGGCGCGACCGTTCCGGAGGTCCTCGACTGGTATCACATAAACCAGGGTGCCGATAACATGGATTATGCCGGCTCGCCCGAGGAGGCGCAGTGGGAGAAGTGGATGGAAGGCCGACGCCCTGCCGCTCCCATGGCCGTGGCCGCGGAATAAGGACGACCATCGATGCCCACAGCAAGCCTCAACCCCGGTTACTCCGGCCCGGTCCGCGACCGGGTGGAGAACTTCGGCGGCGCCCAACTCGTCTATGTCCACTGGGAGGGCCACAACAACTTCTGCTCGGCGATCACGCTGCCGCTGCCGCCTGAAACGCCCTTCGGGGCGCTCACCGCGGAAATCCTACCCTCGCTCTACTCGGTCGATCCCGACTGGGCGGAGGTCGATCTCTCGACCGCGCGCTGGATGCTGGACGGCGAAGATTGGCAGCCTGAAGCGGCCAAGGGCATTGGCGAACAGGGCGTCGGCCACAAGTCGCTCATTCGCTTCTGGACGCAACCGTTCGGCCGCGCCTGACATCATGCCGACGCTCACGATCGAACCGACCGGCGACACCGTAGAGGTGGCTGAAGGCCAGAACCTCCTCGACGCGTGCCTCCGGGCGGGGATTTACCTGCCCCACGCCTGCGGGCATGGCCTGTGTGGCACCTGTAAGGTGACCGTGCTCGAAGGCGAAGTCGATCACGGCGGTGCGAGTTCCTTCGCACTCATGGACTTCGAGCGGGACGAGGGGGCGACCCTGGCCTGCGTCGCCACGATCGAGGGCGACGTCACGATCGAGGCGGACGTCGACGATGATCCGGACGCGCAGCGGATCGCGGTGGCCGATTACGTCGGGACGGTAACCCGGCGCGAGATGCTGACACCCGACATCCTCGGCGTGTGGCTCTCGGTTCCGACCGGGGTCGCGTTCCAGGCCGGTCAATACGTCAACCTGACGATTGACGGGATCGAGGGGACACGCGCCTTCTCGATCGCGAACAGCCCCGCAGAGACCGGCATTGTCGAGCTTCATATCCGGCTTGTGCCAGGCGGCAAGGCGACAAAGCACCTGCACGAGGAGTTGAAGGTCGGGGACGAGATGCGCTTCGCCGGTCCGTTCGGACACTTCTTCGTGAGGCGCTCGGCGAACAAGCCGCTGATCTTCCTTGCCGGTGGCTCGGGACTATCCAGCCCCAAGAGCATGGTGCTCGAGCTTATCGAACAGGGGTATGACCAGCAGATCACACTATTTCACGGTGCCCGTCGACCGCACGACCTGCATTTCGCCGACCTGTTCCGGCGGATCGCCGATGAAAACCCGCTGTTTCGCTACGTACCCGTCGTTTCCCAAGCGGAGGCGCAGGACGAGTGGGGTGGAGAAACCGGCTACGTCCATGAGGCGGCCGAACGCCACTTCGGCGGCCGTTTCGCCGGTCACCAAGCCTATCTGTGCGGTCCGCCCCCGATGATCGAGGCAGGGATCGGGTCGCTCATGAAGGGCCGGCTGTTCGAGAAAGACATCTTCGTCGAGAAATTTGCCACCGCAGCGGACGCGGAGAAGTCTGTCCGATCGCCGTTCTTCAAGAAGCTCTGAACAGATCACCAACTGGAACGCAGGCCGGCGACGACCTCGCCGACGGATCGCTGCGTCCAAATGACGAGGGGAGGATCACGTCATGAAGATGCTTGCCTGGGGCCTTGCGGGAATTGCCGCATCCCTCGCGACGCCATCGGTCGCGTCAGAGGGGGGTAAGAGCGCCTATCCCAACGGCGCGGAGGCCCTGACGATAGCGGCGTTGCCGCCCCCCGGAACCTACCTCCTCGACTACCAATATTATTACACCGCCGATCGGCTGAACGATCGCGACGGCAACAACGTCGGGCCGCCAGATCTGTCGGTGGATGCCGTCGCCAACATCCCACGCTTCGTCCACGTCACCAACACCAAGATCCTCGGCGCAGCGCTCGCGATGCAGGTGTTCGTGCCCGTGGTGAACGTCAATGTTCGCGCCGGCGGCAGTAGGCAGAACAAATTCGGGATCGGCGATCTGATCGTCAATCCATTCGTTCTCGGCTGGAACCGCAAGAACACGTTCTTCGTGCTGACGATGGACACGTTCGTGCCCACGGGACGCTACAAGCGCACCGATCTCGCCAACATCGGCAACAATTATTGGACGTTCGAGCCCGTGTTCGCGGTGTCGCACTTCAATCCCGCTGGCAGCGGTCCCGAGGTGTCGGCGAAATTCATGTACGACTTCAACACCAAGAACACGGCAACCCAGTACCGCTCCGGGCAGGCAGCGCACGTCGACTTCGCGGCATCCTACAATTTCAATCCGATCACAATCGGTGTCACCGGTTACTATTTCAAGCAGACGACCGACGACAAGCTCAATGGCGTAAAGGTCGGCACTGACGGGTATCGAGGTGAGGTATTCGCGCTCGGACCGCTCGTTCGCTATCAGGCCGGCAAGGTGCCGATCGTCGCCCAGTGGCAGCACGAGCTCTCCGCCTCGAACCGCACCCAAGGCAACAGCTTCTGGCTCAAGGCTGCATTCCGGTTCTGAGGGTGCGGGATCGACCCGCGCTCGGCTCAATCCATCGGAGACAGAAGGGGTGTGGACCACGATGTTACCGTGATCTATGAGGCAGTAGGCGGGGTAGAGCCTATCGCTGACATCGCGGCTGACGCCATGAAGAACCGGAACATTGACCTCTAACTTGCAGCGTGTCGCTCGCGGGTGATGCGCGGATCCTCGTACAGGTCCCGCATCGCCCGCAGTCGAAACGCATTCCACCAGCGCTGCCAGCGGTGCTCGGCCGCATCGTGGATCATGTGGCAGCGTTGACAGAGCGCTCGCAGGTTAGCCGGGGCGCGGTTGCTCGGATCATGATCGAGGTGCGCGCAAGCCAGCACGACATAGGTCATGCGGACGCTCGCCAGCGTAAAGCCGCCCTTCATCGAAACCCGCTTGCCCTGGTCTGACCGCCAACACCTCGCATCGGCATCCCACCAGCGTCCATCGCCAAGGTGAGCGACCCGCCGAAGGTGCGGCCGACGGCATTGCTCGCAGCGTCTGCCGGCGCGGTCGAACCGGATCGTGTCTGACAGCTGCTGCCAGTCGATCGGGTAAAGCCAACGGTTTTCGGCGCGGATCGGCATCGCATTTCTATGAGTCACGCGACCAGCCTTGGAAAGCTGATTTTCGCCGTTTGTTTTCACACCGTTTGGCAGGTGTTCCACCGCGAAACGATAAACCGAGAGGATCGAGGCTTGACCAATAGGGCTCGGTAACGGAACATAAAGGGAACAGGTAGAGTCTAACCCTTATGCCCGCCGCCCTTGATTCATCAGCGCCGACCATAGCGCATCTTCGGACGATCGCTACACCCACGACCGACTTCCGCATCATGCCTTTCGGCGTCGACGCGATCGACGGGCGGCTCGGGGCAGGGGGCCTACGCGCTGGCGCGCTCCACGAGGCGACAGCGCAGAGTGCCACGATGGTCGACGACGCGGCAACGACGCTCTTCCTCGCCAGCATCGCCGCGCGTGAAGCTGCTGCGACAGGCGGGCCGGTGTTGTGGGCGAGTTGCCGCGCTGACCTGTATGCGCCGGCGCTGGAGCAGATCGGCTTACCCAGCGCAGCCGTGATCCATGCCCAACCGCGCGATGACGCGGCCCTTCTGGCGGTGATTGAGGATGCGGTGCGCGACGGTACACCGTCTGCCATCGTCGCAGAGGCGAGCAAAGTCTCCATGGTCGCCACCCGCCGCCTGCAGTTGGTCGCGGCCGAGGCTGACATGCCGGTCCTGCTTTTGCGCCGTCGACGCGGGCTCAACGAGGATCCGCTTGCCGAACCATCCGCGGCCTGGACGCGCTGGCGGATCGGCACCGCACCGTCCGAGCGGCTTGAGGTCGCGGGTGTAGGAAGAGCGAGATGGACGGTGGAATGCACTCGCCAGCGTGGGGGTGAGGGGTTCTCCCTGATTGTGGAGGGCAGCAATGAGACGGGTCGTCTCGCTGTTCCTGCCGGACTTGGCCATCGAGCGGCTGAGACGGTTGGAGCGGTCCGCTTCGCGGCAGCCTGAACGGCCTGTCCTCGAGCTGCCGGTAGATGACGACCCCGGCGCCTGTTCGGTGCCGCGGGGCGGCGGTTGGCGGCCAGGTGCGCGGTGGGCACGCGAGGGCCTGCGTTCCCGCGCCGACGTCGAGACGCAGATCGCGGCGCTGCCAACGCATGCACAGCCGCCGATGCGCGAGCTCGGCCGGCGATCGGAGGCAGCAAGCCACCCTTATAAGACCGTAATCACAGGGCATCCGACGCCGAAAGCATCGCCGTTGGATATTAAAAGCAATGGCTTTCCGCCTTTGGCGCTTATCGGGAAGGCGGGCCGGCGCGAGGAGGTGGTTGCTGCCTGCGAAGGTGCACGGGCGCTCGGTATTCATCTCGGTATGGCTGCGACCCATGCGCGCGCTCTCGTATCGGATCTCGACTTCCGTCCGGCCGAGCCGGAGGCTGATGCGGCACTCCTCGACCGCCTGGCGCTGTTCGCGGTTCGGCGCTGGTCGCCGATTGCTGCTGTCACGCCCGCCGATGGGCTCTGGATCGACCTTGCTGGCTGCGCGCATCTGCATGGTGGTGAGGAGCGGTTCTGCAGGCGGCTGATCGCTTTCTGCCGTCGTGCCGGCTTCACCGCACGCGTGGCCGTCGCTGATACGGCAGGGGCGGCCCATGCCCTCGCTCGCTTCGGCCGCAGCGAGCTGACCCGCGTCGAGCCGGGTGCAACCGCCAGTGCGATCTCGCCGCTGCCGATCGTCGCCTTGCGCTTGGCGCCGAGCGCCATCAGCGCTGCCAAACGCTTCGGCTTCGAGACAGTAGCGGATCTGCTGCCGGTCGCGCGTGGGCCACTGGCGCGTCGGCTCGGTCTGCCGGCAATCACGCGTCTGGACCAGGCGCTCGGCGCCGTGGCCGAGCCAATCACCCCGCGCGAGGATGCCGAAGTTCCGATGGTCGAGCGTCGCCTCCTTGAGCCGATCGGCACAGCCGAGGCGATCGAACAGGTTATGGGCGACCTGCTGAACGATCTTGCGCAGGTCCTGCAAGCGCGAGGCTTAGGGGCACGGGCACTCCGCCTCACGGCCTTGCGCGTCGACGGCACGGAACAGGTCGTGGGCGTCGGCACGTCGCGGCCGACGCGCGAGGTATCGCACCTTCTCAGGCTTCTGAAGCTCAGGATCGAGCGGATCGACCCTGGCATGGGCCTCGAGCAATTCTGGCTGGTCGCGCCGCATACCGAACCGCTGGATGCGGTCGACCTTGGCGCGGTCCTCGCCGGCGAGGCGCTGGTGCGGGACCCGGCGCGTCTGGTCGACGTCATCGCTGGCAGGATTGGAGGCTATGCCGTCTACCGGCTTGCGCCCGTCGAAAGCCATGTGCCGGAGCGGGCCGTCACCCGCTCCGACCCGGTGGAGATGCCAGGATCATGGCCGGCATGGAAGCGCCCGATCCGCCTCTTTGCCCGGCCGGAGCCGCTGGCGCGCGTGATAGCGCTGATGCCGGACCAGCCACCACGTCGGTTCGAATGGCGCGGCAAGACCTACAAGATCGTCGCCGGCGATGGCCCCGAGCGGGTCCATGGCGAATGGTGGCGCCGCGATGCCGAGGTGTGGGCGGTGCGGGACTATTACCGTGTCGAGGACGATGCGGGCGGCCGCTACTGGGTCTTCCGACGCGGTGACGGTTTCGAGGAAGAGACGGGCGACCTGTCCTGGTGGATGCACGGGGTCTTCGGATGACCCACTATGTCGAGCTGCAGGTGCTCACCCACTTCTCGCTGCTACGCGGCGCGTCGTCGCCAGAGGAGTTGTTCGCGGCCGCGGCGCTGCTCGGCTACCCGGCGATCGGCGTCAGCGACATCGGCACCGTTGGGGGTGTCGTTCGGGCATGGGAGGCGCAGAAGGCTACGGGCGTCCGCTCGATCGCGGGCACGCGCGTCGATCTGTCCTGCGGCCGGCGCTTGTTGCTCTATCCGACCGATCGGCCCGCCTGGTCGAGGATCACGCGGTTGCTCACCGTCGGCAAGAAGCGGGCAGGCAAGGGCGGATGCCTTCTCCACTGGCACGACCTCGAGCCGTGGTCGGAGGGTGTCGTTGCCATCCTGCTGCCACACGAGGCCGACGAGGAGAACGTCGCCGCACTGAAAGACCTGAAGGCTATCTACGGGCGTCGCGGCTATATGGCCCTGTTCCAGCGGCGTCGGCCGGGGGACGCGGTCCGCATCGATGCGCTGGCGCGGCAGGCAGGCGGGGCAGGGGTCCGTGCCGTTGTGACCGGCGATGTGCTCTACCATGCGCCCGAGGCACGGCTGCTGCAGGACGTGGTGACGGCGGTGCGCGAGAAATGCACCGTCGACGAGCTCGGCTACCGCCGCGAGGTCAACGCGGATCGGGCGCTCAAATCGCCCGACGAGATGGTCCGGCGATTCCGCGCCTATCCGGACGCGCTGCAGGCAAGCGTCGATATCGCGCGCATCTGCACCTTCGACCTTGGCGAGCTGGCCTATCAATACCCGCACGAGCGCCTGATCGAGGGGCTGTCAGCGCAGGAAGCCTTGGAGAAGCTGGCGACCGAAGCGGTCGAGCGGATGTTCGATGGCCAAGCGCCGGAGGCGTACACCAACCAGATCGCGCATGAGATGCGGCTGATCGGCGAGCTTGGCTACGCGCCGTACTTCCTCACCGTCTATGCGATCGTGCGCGAGGCGCGTCGGCGCGGGATCCTCTGCCAGGGCCGCGGCTCGGCCGCAAACAGCTGCGTGTGCTTCGTGCTCGGCGTCACCTCCATCGACCCCATCAAGCACGAGCTGCTTTTCGAGCGCTTCGTGTCGGGCGAGCGCCGCGAACCGCCCGACATCGACGTCGACTTCGAGCATGAGCGCCGCGAGGAAATCATCCAGTGGATCTACGAGACCTATGGGCGTGATCGCGCGGCGCTGACCGCAGTCGTGACCCGTTACCGCGCGCGCGGCGCGGTGCGTGACGTTGGAAAAGCGCTCGGGCTACCGGAGGATCTGACGTCCTCGCTCGCCGGCCTCGTGTGGGGCTGGTCGGCCGAGGGCGTCGGTGAGAAGCAGGTCGACGAGCTCAACCTCGACATCGCCGACCGCCGGCTGCGGCTCACGCTCGACCTCGCGCGCAAGCTGATCGGCGTGCCGCGCCACATGTCGCAGCATCCAGGCGGGTTCGTGCTGACCCATGATCGTCTTGATGATCTAGTTCCTATTGAACCTGCCGCAATGGAAGGCCGGCAAATCATCGAATGGGACAAAGATGACATCGACAGTCTGAAATTTATGAAAGTCGACGTTCTCGGCCTCGGTA encodes the following:
- a CDS encoding DNA polymerase Y family protein, producing MRRVVSLFLPDLAIERLRRLERSASRQPERPVLELPVDDDPGACSVPRGGGWRPGARWAREGLRSRADVETQIAALPTHAQPPMRELGRRSEAASHPYKTVITGHPTPKASPLDIKSNGFPPLALIGKAGRREEVVAACEGARALGIHLGMAATHARALVSDLDFRPAEPEADAALLDRLALFAVRRWSPIAAVTPADGLWIDLAGCAHLHGGEERFCRRLIAFCRRAGFTARVAVADTAGAAHALARFGRSELTRVEPGATASAISPLPIVALRLAPSAISAAKRFGFETVADLLPVARGPLARRLGLPAITRLDQALGAVAEPITPREDAEVPMVERRLLEPIGTAEAIEQVMGDLLNDLAQVLQARGLGARALRLTALRVDGTEQVVGVGTSRPTREVSHLLRLLKLRIERIDPGMGLEQFWLVAPHTEPLDAVDLGAVLAGEALVRDPARLVDVIAGRIGGYAVYRLAPVESHVPERAVTRSDPVEMPGSWPAWKRPIRLFARPEPLARVIALMPDQPPRRFEWRGKTYKIVAGDGPERVHGEWWRRDAEVWAVRDYYRVEDDAGGRYWVFRRGDGFEEETGDLSWWMHGVFG